Proteins encoded by one window of Sphingomonas ginkgonis:
- a CDS encoding LacI family DNA-binding transcriptional regulator yields MQKEERNRPTSFDVAARAGVSQSTVSRALRGDSSIPLPTRERIAAVARELDYRPDQRAARLRTRTSGAIAVLLLGGDDVEPNSVNLFLYALVGAVSAAAARKGLNALVAVQTDLADVRLDFARSREADGMIVIGSARQTAAWARVRQAHQAGERLVCWGAPDDVLPTVRCDNRGGGRCAAEHLLAAGRRAIAFVGPGWDRQKAFRDRRQGYADALAAAGLPTIESDIGDGLSREEQGYRGVLQLLDAGRRFDALFAASDLIAFGALRALRERGIAVPQDVAVVGFDGIQSTLHVTPSLTTIKQDLESAGTALVERLLSGEAGAEVDYRLAVRESCGSA; encoded by the coding sequence GGCGTGTCGCAGTCCACCGTGTCGCGCGCGCTGCGCGGCGACAGCTCGATCCCGCTGCCGACCCGCGAGCGCATTGCCGCGGTCGCGCGCGAGCTCGACTATCGCCCTGATCAGCGTGCGGCGCGGCTCAGGACGCGGACCAGCGGCGCTATCGCGGTGCTGCTGCTCGGCGGGGACGATGTCGAGCCCAACTCGGTCAACCTCTTCCTCTATGCGCTGGTCGGCGCGGTCAGCGCTGCCGCCGCACGCAAGGGCCTCAACGCACTGGTCGCGGTCCAGACCGACCTCGCCGACGTCCGACTCGACTTCGCCCGTTCGCGCGAGGCCGACGGCATGATCGTGATCGGCAGCGCCCGCCAGACCGCAGCCTGGGCGCGGGTCCGCCAGGCGCACCAGGCCGGCGAGCGGCTGGTCTGCTGGGGGGCGCCCGACGATGTTCTGCCGACCGTCCGATGCGACAATCGTGGAGGCGGTCGCTGTGCGGCGGAGCATCTGCTCGCCGCCGGGCGCCGCGCCATCGCCTTCGTCGGGCCGGGCTGGGATCGGCAGAAGGCGTTCCGCGACCGCCGCCAGGGCTATGCCGACGCGCTCGCCGCGGCCGGGCTGCCGACGATCGAGAGCGACATCGGAGACGGCCTGTCGCGCGAGGAGCAGGGCTATCGCGGGGTGCTCCAGCTGCTCGATGCCGGCCGGCGCTTCGACGCGCTGTTCGCGGCCAGCGACCTCATTGCTTTCGGCGCGCTCCGGGCGCTGCGCGAGCGTGGCATCGCCGTTCCGCAGGACGTCGCGGTGGTGGGCTTCGACGGCATTCAGTCGACGCTCCACGTCACCCCCTCGCTGACGACCATCAAGCAGGACTTGGAGAGCGCCGGCACCGCGCTGGTCGAGCGGCTCCTGTCGGGCGAAGCCGGAGCCGAGGTCGACTATCGACTGGCGGTGCGAGAGAGTTGCGGGAGCGCCTGA